From one Streptomyces sp. CA-210063 genomic stretch:
- a CDS encoding lytic transglycosylase domain-containing protein: MAALTASQAPGTSAQAAEPARNAARAERGPSVSGDAPYRTQLPPLRAAKSDEDTAVGPVGGALPATVFAAYRRAESELAGTAPGCRLEWQLLAAIGQVESGQAHGGRVTSDGTAVTPILGPRLNGGAFAVIRDTDGGRYDGDTAYDRAVGPMQFIPSTWTRWGADGNGDGRADPNNVFDAALAAGRYLCAGGRDLSDPADLDRAILGYNHSAAYLRTVRAWYAYFLVGHRVVPDQSAGSSARPEPSRASSTHEPSPEASERPGAGPSTTPSTPPASPSPSPSSSPGPSRPATGGEEPPLPVPDPGVELPGDDVLPGAGPLTGNGGDTMRPAPSTTMDTGR, encoded by the coding sequence ATGGCCGCGCTGACCGCCTCGCAGGCGCCGGGGACCTCGGCACAGGCCGCGGAGCCGGCGCGGAACGCGGCGCGCGCCGAGCGCGGGCCGAGTGTGTCCGGCGACGCCCCGTACCGCACCCAGCTTCCGCCACTGCGGGCCGCGAAGTCCGACGAGGACACGGCCGTGGGGCCGGTCGGCGGTGCACTGCCCGCGACCGTGTTCGCCGCGTACCGGCGCGCGGAGTCGGAGCTCGCGGGCACCGCACCGGGATGCCGGCTGGAATGGCAGTTGCTGGCCGCCATCGGCCAGGTGGAGTCGGGGCAGGCGCATGGCGGCCGGGTGACCTCGGACGGCACGGCCGTGACACCGATCCTCGGCCCCCGGCTGAACGGCGGCGCCTTCGCGGTCATCCGGGACACCGACGGCGGCCGGTACGACGGGGACACGGCGTATGACCGGGCGGTGGGCCCGATGCAGTTCATCCCGTCGACCTGGACCCGCTGGGGCGCGGACGGCAACGGCGACGGACGGGCCGATCCGAACAACGTCTTCGACGCGGCGCTCGCCGCCGGGCGCTATCTGTGCGCGGGCGGGCGGGACCTCTCCGACCCGGCCGACCTGGATCGGGCGATCCTCGGATACAACCACTCAGCGGCCTATCTGCGGACGGTCAGGGCCTGGTACGCGTACTTCCTGGTGGGGCATCGAGTGGTGCCGGACCAGAGCGCCGGGTCGTCCGCGCGACCGGAACCGTCGCGAGCGAGCAGCACACACGAACCCTCGCCGGAGGCGTCCGAGCGCCCGGGCGCGGGCCCGTCCACGACGCCGTCCACACCGCCCGCCTCGCCCTCACCCTCCCCCTCCTCCTCTCCCGGCCCGTCTCGTCCGGCGACCGGAGGGGAGGAGCCGCCGCTCCCCGTACCCGATCCGGGCGTGGAGCTGCCCGGCGACGACGTACTGCCCGGTGCCGGCCCACTGACCGGCAACGGTGGGGACACGATGCGCCCGGCCCCCTCCACAACCATGGATACCGGGCGGTAA
- a CDS encoding amino acid ABC transporter permease — MNVIVDNAGLFWSGWLKTIEICVYAAIGSLVLGMAVAVARVSPVPLLQRLGALWVQCVRNCPLTVVLFFMAFGLPEVGLHGSYFWFGVAGLICYTSGFVCEAVRSGIGAVPAGQVEAARAVGLTFGAGLRLVVMPQALRSMVPPLGNALIAMIKNSAIVGAFGVGGELFSVADTLTSSRGLPALPTLTGVVAGYLLLILPFGFLLSRLERKVAIAR, encoded by the coding sequence ATGAACGTGATCGTCGACAACGCGGGGCTCTTCTGGTCCGGTTGGCTGAAGACCATAGAAATCTGCGTCTACGCGGCCATCGGCTCGCTCGTCCTCGGTATGGCCGTCGCCGTGGCCCGGGTCTCCCCGGTGCCGCTGCTACAACGCCTGGGCGCCCTGTGGGTCCAGTGCGTGCGCAACTGCCCGCTCACCGTCGTGCTGTTCTTCATGGCGTTCGGTCTGCCCGAAGTCGGCCTTCACGGCAGCTACTTCTGGTTCGGGGTGGCCGGGCTGATCTGCTACACGTCCGGCTTCGTCTGTGAAGCCGTACGCAGCGGGATCGGCGCGGTACCGGCCGGCCAGGTCGAGGCGGCGCGCGCCGTCGGCCTGACCTTCGGCGCGGGCCTGCGGCTGGTGGTCATGCCGCAGGCCCTGCGATCGATGGTCCCGCCGCTGGGCAACGCCCTGATCGCCATGATTAAGAACTCGGCGATCGTCGGCGCCTTCGGCGTCGGCGGCGAACTCTTCAGCGTGGCCGACACCCTGACCTCGTCCCGGGGCCTTCCCGCACTGCCCACCCTCACCGGCGTCGTCGCCGGATACCTCCTGCTGATCCTTCCCTTCGGATTCCTGCTCAGCCGTTTGGAGCGCAAGGTGGCGATCGCCCGATGA
- a CDS encoding GtrA family protein produces MGAREDDACRPPAVPGPLGAFARFVLCGGGVGVASSPSVALLAGLVPWVVANALITVASTLLATELHARFTFGAGRHAGWREHVQSAGSASVAYVVTCAAMLVLQAVQPSAGILLEQAVYLGAAALTGIGRFLVLRLFVFADGGTWTTARAKSPARVHEDSGTLSWSLPVPA; encoded by the coding sequence GTGGGGGCCCGCGAGGACGACGCGTGCCGGCCCCCGGCTGTTCCTGGTCCGCTCGGCGCCTTCGCCCGGTTCGTGCTGTGCGGCGGCGGTGTCGGGGTCGCCTCCAGTCCGTCCGTGGCGCTGCTGGCCGGGCTGGTTCCCTGGGTGGTGGCGAACGCGCTGATCACCGTCGCTTCCACCCTCCTCGCCACAGAGCTCCACGCCCGTTTCACTTTCGGGGCCGGGCGGCATGCCGGATGGCGCGAGCACGTGCAGTCCGCAGGGTCGGCCTCGGTCGCCTACGTGGTGACGTGCGCCGCGATGCTCGTACTCCAAGCGGTGCAGCCGTCGGCCGGGATCCTGCTCGAGCAGGCCGTCTACCTCGGCGCCGCCGCGCTCACCGGAATCGGACGTTTCCTGGTGCTACGCCTGTTCGTCTTCGCCGACGGCGGGACCTGGACCACGGCGCGGGCCAAGAGCCCGGCGCGGGTTCACGAGGACAGCGGGACGCTGTCCTGGTCCCTCCCTGTTCCGGCGTGA
- a CDS encoding amino acid ABC transporter permease has translation MTATHVLYDAPGPRTRRRIRRGTAALLTALAAVLALVVARLSRQGQLDEAKWSPLVNPSDPQFGLVWDFLGGGLTATLQAAAVSIVLSLVLGSVLAVTRVTAAAWYRWAVVGFIELFRGVPVVLSVFFAARVLPEIGIDLPTMWFLVIGLTLYNSVVIAEVIRAGIQALPKGQAEAAYAIGLTRGATLRLILLPQAFRITLPVLIGQLVVVLKDTSLGFIISYEELLRRGQIAVQTLENPLQMFFVIGTIFILVNFSLSKLAEAVQRRLSRPGRRSDPPAVAATGTAT, from the coding sequence ATGACCGCGACCCATGTCCTGTACGACGCCCCGGGTCCGCGCACCCGTCGGCGGATCCGCCGGGGCACCGCCGCCCTGCTGACGGCGCTGGCCGCCGTGCTGGCCCTCGTCGTCGCCAGGCTCTCCCGGCAGGGGCAGCTCGACGAGGCCAAATGGAGTCCTCTGGTCAACCCCTCCGATCCGCAGTTCGGGCTGGTCTGGGACTTCCTGGGCGGCGGCCTGACGGCCACTCTGCAGGCGGCCGCCGTCTCCATCGTGCTGTCCCTCGTCCTGGGCAGCGTGCTCGCCGTCACCCGGGTCACGGCCGCGGCGTGGTATCGCTGGGCGGTCGTGGGGTTCATCGAACTCTTCCGCGGTGTCCCCGTGGTGCTGTCCGTCTTCTTCGCCGCCCGCGTCCTGCCGGAGATCGGCATCGACCTGCCGACCATGTGGTTCCTCGTCATCGGCCTGACGCTCTACAACTCGGTCGTCATCGCCGAGGTCATCCGCGCCGGCATCCAGGCCCTGCCCAAGGGACAGGCGGAGGCCGCGTACGCCATCGGCCTCACCCGGGGCGCCACCCTGCGGCTGATTCTGCTCCCGCAGGCCTTCCGGATCACCCTCCCCGTGCTCATCGGGCAGTTGGTGGTCGTCCTGAAGGACACGTCGCTGGGCTTCATCATCAGCTACGAAGAGCTGTTGCGCCGGGGCCAGATCGCCGTCCAGACGCTGGAGAACCCGCTGCAGATGTTCTTCGTCATCGGAACCATCTTCATCCTGGTCAACTTCAGCCTCTCCAAGCTGGCCGAAGCCGTGCAGCGCCGGCTGTCCCGCCCCGGGCGCAGAAGCGATCCACCCGCCGTGGCGGCCACCGGGACCGCTACCTGA